In one window of Gossypium hirsutum isolate 1008001.06 chromosome A01, Gossypium_hirsutum_v2.1, whole genome shotgun sequence DNA:
- the LOC107917843 gene encoding fasciclin-like arabinogalactan protein 1 yields MMGQRQHVVLLIFSAFLLFQTSNAHNITRLLAKHPSLSTFNHYLTLTHLAPEINRRTTITVLALDNAAMSSLLDKNPSIYTIKNILSLHVLLDYFGAKKLHQIRNGTALAATMFQATGVAPGVSGFVNITDFKGGKVGFGAEDNGGSLNSFFVKSVEELPYNISVIQISKALPSVVAEAPTPGPSELNITGIMSAHGCKVFADTLLANPEAMRTYEDNVNGGLTVFCPMDDPFKAFLPKYKNLTASKKASFLEFFGVPVYQSLSMLKSNNGLMNTLATDGASKFDFTVQNEGEEVTLKTRVNTVKITGTLIDEQPVAIYTIDKVLMPKELFKAALSPAPAPAPEEAADAPKGSKSKTKSKSKTKSKAAPTPDSDSPAESPDDDPADQVADDDNAAMCFGAERLAVVGLSFLLVFFLL; encoded by the exons ATGATGGGGCAAAGGCAACACGTTGTCCTTCTCATTTTCTCAGCTTTTCTTCTCTTCCAAACCTCAAACGCCCATAATATTACACGTCTACTTGCAAAGCACCCCTCTTTGTCCACATTCAATCATTACCTCACCCTCACTCACTTAGCTCCCGAGATCAACCGCCGCACCACCATCACTGTCCTTGCCTTAGACAACGCCGCCATGTCTTCCCTCTTGGATAAAAACCCTTCCATTTACACCATCAAGAACATCCTTTCCCTTCATGTCCTCCTTGACTACTTTGGTGCCAAGAAGCTTCACCAAATAAGGAATGGTACTGCACTAGCTGCTACTATGTTCCAAGCTACTGGTGTGGCTCCTGGGGTTTCTGGGTTTGTTAATATAACCGATTTTAAAGGTGGGAAAGTTGGTTTTGGAGCTGAAGACAATGGTGGAAGTTTGAATTCTTTTTTTGTTAAATCTGTGGAGGAACTTCCTTACAATATATCTGTGATTCAGATCAGCAAGGCTTTGCCTTCTGTTGTAGCTGAGGCTCCTACTCCAGGGCCAAGTGAGCTGAATATCACTGGCATTATGTCAGCACATGGGTGTAAAGTGTTTGCTGATACCCTTTTGGCTAACCCTGAAGCCATGAGAACATATGAG GATAATGTTAATGGAGGATTGACTGTGTTCTGCCCTATGGATGATCCATTCAAAGCCTTTTTACCAAAGTACAAGAACTTGACAGCTTCTAAGAAAGCATCTTTCCTCGAATTCTTTGGTGTGCCTGTGTACCAATCTTTGTCCATGTTGAAGTCCAACAATGGACTCATGAACACATTAGCTACCGACGGAGCCAGCAAGTTCGATTTCACTGTGCAAAACGAGGGTGAAGAGGTGACACTAAAGACCAGGGTTAACACTGTCAAAATAACCGGGACTCTGATCGACGAGCAGCCGGTAGCAATTTATACAATTGATAAAGTGTTGATGCCTAAAGAATTGTTCAAGGCAGCTCTTAGTCCAGCCCCAGCCCCTGCCCCAGAGGAGGCAGCAGATGCACCAAAGGGATCTAAATCCAAAACCAAGTCCAAGTCTAAGACTAAGTCTAAGGCAGCACCAACACCGGATTCAGACTCACCAGCTGAGTCACCAGATGATGACCCAGCTGATCAGGTAGCTGATGATGATAATGCTGCTATGTGTTTTGGGGCTGAAAGGCTTGCTGTTGTTGGATTGAGCTTCTTGTTAGTGTTTTTCTTGCTGTAA